From one Rhodamnia argentea isolate NSW1041297 chromosome 1, ASM2092103v1, whole genome shotgun sequence genomic stretch:
- the LOC115732331 gene encoding glycine-rich cell wall structural protein codes for MGKFAGDVVRVAAVTLLIAVVVACVTEARRLEKEAIVVGKNRRQGDVVVCDALEGGQVRKGSSTAGCYGGGGGGRGKGGGGGGFGGGGGVGGGVGGGIGGGAGGGAGGGGGGVGGGARGGVGGGGGAGKGGGGGGGAGGGGGKGGGAGGGIGGGVGGGVGGGVGGGGGGGGSGGGGAGGGIGGGVGGGVGGGIGGGVGGGAGGGGGGGGKGGGSGKGGGAGGGGGGGGKGGGGGSGGGGAGGGIGGGVGGGAGGGGGGGGKGGGSGKGGGTGGGGGGGGKGGGGGSGGGGAGGGIGGGVGGGVGGGVGGGVGGGAGGGGGSGKGGGAGGSGGGKGGGAGGGVGGGVGGGVGGGIGGGIGGGVGGGVGGGVEAVVEVEVEVEAVVEAVEEVGEVEAVVEEGEVHRDVIGVEAGAWVE; via the exons ATGGGGAAGTTCGCAGGTGATGTTGTGAGAGTCGCCGCTGTCACGTTGTTGATCGCTGTGGTGGTTGCGTGCGTGACGGAAGCGAGACGCCTTGAAAAAGAAGCCATTGTCGTGGGGAAGAATCGCAGGCAAGGGGATGTGGTAGTATGTGACGCCTTGGAAGGTGGGCAAGTTCGTAAGGGTAGTAGCACAGCCGGTTGCTAtggtggtggcggaggaggGCGAGGTAAAGGGGGAGGTGGCGGTGGGTTTGGTGGTGGAGGCGGTGTAGGAGGTGGAGTTGGTGGAGGTATTGGTGGTGGTGCTGGAGGTGGtgctggcggcggcggcggaggtgtTGGCGGGGGCGCCAGAGGTGGGgtaggtggaggtggtggtgcaGGTAAAGGTGGGGGTGGAGGTGGCGGTGCAGGAGGTGGAGGCggtaaaggaggaggagctggtgGAGGTATTGGAGGTGGCGTTGGAGGAGGTGTAGGTGGAGGTGTaggtggaggaggtggtggtggaggaagTGGAGGTGGTGGTGCAGGAGGGGGAATTGGTGGCGGCGTTGGAGGAGGTGTTGGAGGTGGCATTGGTGGCGGCGTAGGTGGAGGTgctggaggaggtggtggtggaggtggtaaAGGTGGCGGCAGCGGTAAAGGTGGAGGTGCtggaggaggcggcggtggaggtggtaaaggtggtggtggaggaagTGGAGGTGGTGGTGCAGGAGGGGGAATTGGTGGCGGTGTTGGAGGAGGTgctggaggaggtggtggtggaggtggtaaAGGTGGCGGCAGCGGTAAAGGTGGAGGTACtggaggaggtggcggtggaggtggtaaaggtggtggtggaggaagTGGAGGTGGTGGTGCAGGAGGGGGAATTGGTGGTGGCGTTGGAGGAGGTGTTGGAGGTGGCGTTGGAGGCGGCGTAGGTGGAGGTGCTGGAGGAGGTGGTGGCAGCGGAAAAGGTGGAGGTGCTGGCGGCAGCGGAGGTGGTAAAGGTGGTGGTGCAGGAGGTGGAGTTGGTGGTGGAGTCGGAGGTGGCGTTGGAGGAGGTATTGGAGGCGGCATTGGCGGTGGTGTAGGCGGAGGTGTTGGTGGTGgt GTGGAGGCGGTGGTGGAGgtagaggtggaggtggaggcggtggTGGAGGCGGTGGAAGAGGTGGGGGAGGTAGAGGCGGTGGTAGAGGAGGGAGAGGTCCACCGTGATGTCATTGGCGTGGAGGCAGGGGCGTGGGTGGAATAA
- the LOC115754574 gene encoding pentatricopeptide repeat-containing protein GUN1, chloroplastic — protein sequence MASSTPPHCSLTASKPYQNHPYPQKNHRQNPNHHHHHRNNPKWTAAHKVSLANPSLPSPHSAASPASAAAAATATQNPTFTSLSPLNAPKSDLGRDFSGRRSTRFVSKVHLGRPKTTISARHTSVADEALQHAIQYGKDENGLENVLLTFESKLCGADDYTFLLREFGNRGEHLKVVQCFEFAVRRERRKNEQGKLASAAISILGRLGKVDLARSVFDRALREGYGNTVYAYSALISANGRNGYCNEAIKVFETMKNNGLKPNLVTFNAVIDACGKGGVEFNKVLWIFDEMLKNGVQPDRITYNSLLAVCSRGGFWEAAKNWFNEMVDRGIDQDIVTYNTFLDALCKGGQMDSAFEIMSQMPTKNIMPNVVTYSTMVDGYAKAGRCDEALSIFNNMRFLGIDLDRVSYNTLLTIYSKLGNFQEVVDICEEMDDCGIEKDVVTYNALLGGYGKQGKYHDMTRVYKEMKAAQVCPNLLTYSTLIDMYSKGGLYREAMDAFKELKQSGLKPDVVLYSALIDALCKNALVESAVSLLHEMTREGISPNVVTYNSIIDAFGRYMSFEADFDGNGPSCPMLIEDLTENNTADGKGDSRIMKYFGQLASERVGPLKKDSRGRQEILCILGVFKKMHELEIKPNVVTFSAILNACSRCNSFEDASMLLEELRMFDNQVYGVAHGLLMGYRETVWVQAQSLFDEVRQMDTATASAFYNALTDMLWHFGQRHGAQLVVLDGKRRQVWDNVWSDSCLDLHLMSSGAAQAMVHAWLLNIRSIVYEGHELPKLLSILTGWGKHSKVVGDGALRRAIEALLTGMGAPFRLAKCNIGRFISTGSVVAAWLRESGTLKVLVLQDDRSHPASGGIHKISDLQMLPL from the exons ATGGCTTCGTCAACGCCACCACACTGCTCCCTCACGGCGTCGAAGCCCTACCAGAACCACCCTTACCCTCAGAAGAACCACCGTCAGAaccccaaccaccaccaccaccaccgcaaCAACCCGAAATGGACCGCCGCGCACAAGGTCTCCCTTGCCAATCCATCGTTGCCGTCCCCGCACAGCGCGGCTAGCCCGGCCTCTGCCGCTGCTGCCGCCACCGCCACTCAAAACCCTACCTTTACCTCCCTGTCCCCTTTGAATGCCCCAAAATCGGATCTTGGACGGGATTTCTCGGGCCGTCGGTCAACTCGGTTTGTGTCGAAGGTGCACCTCGGCCGCCCCAAGACTACCATCAGCGCCCGCCACACCTCAGTCGCCGACGAGGCCCTCCAGCACGCCATTCAGTATGGTAAGGATGAGAATGGTCTTGAGAATGTGTTGCTCACCTTTGAGTCTAAGCTGTGTGGGGCCGATGATTATACTTTCTTGCTGCGGGAATTCGGCAATAGAGGCGAGCATTTGAAGGTAGTTCAGTGTTTCGAGTTTGCAGTGCGGAGAGAGAGGCGTAAGAATGAGCAGGGGAAATTGGCTAGTGCTGCGATCAGTATTCTTGGTAGGCTTGGGAAGGTTGACCTTGCGAGGAGTGTTTTTGACAGAGCTTTGAGGGAAGGGTACGGTAACACAGTTTATGCATATTCCGCTTTGATCAGTGCGAATGGCCGTAATGGGTATTGCAATGAGGCGATTAAGGTTTTCGAGACCATGAAAAACAATGGGTTGAAGCCGAATTTGGTCACGTTTAATGCAGTGATCGATGCATGTGGTAAAGGGGGTGTGGAGTTTAACAAGGTGTTGTGGATTTTTGATGAGATGTTGAAGAATGGGGTACAGCCGGACAGGATAACTTATAACTCTCTTCTTGCAGTTTGCAGTCGTGGGGGTTTCTGGGAGGCAGCAAAGAATTGGTTTAATGAGATGGTGGATAGAGGGATTGACCAGGATATTGTCACATATAATACGTTTCTGGATGCTTTGTGCAAAGGTGGTCAAATGGATTCAGCTTTTGAGATCATGTCACAGATGCCCACAAAGAATATCATGCCTAATGTAGTCACTTACAGTACGATGGTTGATGGGTATGCAAAGGCCGGGAGGTGCGATGAGGCATTGAGTATCTTTAATAATATGAGGTTTTTAGGTATTGATTTGGATAGGGTATCGTATAATACTTTGCTCACGATATATTCAAAGCTCGGTAATTTTCAGGAGGTTGTGGATATTTGTGAGGAAATGGATGATTGTGGCATTGAGAAGGACGTTGTAACTTATAATGCACTCTTGGGAGGGTATGGCAAGCAGGGAAAATATCATGATATGACGAGAGTGTATAAGGAGATGAAAGCAGCTCAAGTGTGCCCGAATTTGTTGACCTACTCGACCCTGATTGATATGTACTCAAAAGGTGGCTTGTACAGGGAGGCCATGGATGCTTTTAAAGAGCTTAAGCAGTCGGGGTTGAAACCTGATGTTGTCCTTTATAGCGCCCTTATTGATGCCCTGTGCAAGAATGCATTGGTAGAATCTGCTGTTTCTTTGCTTCATGAGATGACAAGGGAGGGTATAAGCCCTAACGTTGTCACCTACAATTCTATAATTGATGCTTTTGGTAGATACATGAGTTTTGAAGCTGACTTTGATGGCAATGGACCTTCATGTCCAATGCTTATTGAGGATCTTACTGAGAACAACACTGCAGACGGGAAAGGAGATAGCCGAATCATGAAGTATTTTGGGCAGCTGGCATCTGAGAGGGTGGGCCCATTGAAGAAAGACAGCAGAGGCAGGCAGGAAATTCTTTGCATTCTAGGAGTGTTTAAGAAGATGCATGAGCTAGAGATCAAACCCAATGTCGTCACTTTTTCTGCTATTTTAAATGCATGCAG CCGATGTAATTCCTTTGAAGATGCTTCCATGCTTTTGGAGGAACTTCGCATGTTTGACAATCAAGTCTATGGTGTGGCGCATGGGCTTCTGATGGGCTACCGGGAGACTGTCTGGGTTCAAGCCCAATCCCTTTTTGATGAAGTGAGACAGATGGACACTGCAACTGCATCTGCCTTCTATAATGCTCTCACCGATATGCTTTGGCACTTTGGTCAG aGACATGGTGCCCAATTGGTTGTACTTGACGGCAAACGTCGCCAAGTGTGGGACAATGTCTGGTCAGATTCTTGCCTAGATTTGCATCTGATGTCTTCGGGGGCTGCTCAGGCCATGGTTCATGCATGGTTGCTGAACATACGGTCTATTGTATATGAAGGTCATGAACTGCCTAAGCTGCTGAG cattTTGACAGGATGGGGCAAACACAGTAAAGTAGTGGGCGACGGTGCACTTAGACGAGCCATTGAGGCCCTCCTAACTGGCATGGGCGCACCCTTTCGGTTAGCCAAGTGCAACATAGGTAGGTTCATATCGACAGGTTCTGTAGTGGCTGCTTGGCTGAGAGAGTCCGGCACGCTTAAGGTTCTTGTACTTCAGGATGACAGAAGTCATCCCGCAAGTGGCGGGATTCATAAAATCTCGGATTTGCAAATGCTTCCCTTGTAG